A part of Corynebacterium mustelae genomic DNA contains:
- a CDS encoding bifunctional methylenetetrahydrofolate dehydrogenase/methenyltetrahydrofolate cyclohydrolase translates to MTATKLDGNLYRDEIFTDLKQRVAALKENGITPGLATVLVGDDPASHSYVKMKHRDCEQIGVTSIRKDLPADISQEDLHKVIDELNADPQCTGYIVQLPLPKHLDENAVLERIDPEKDADGLHPVNLGKLVLNEPAPLPCTPNGAIHLLRRFGVETQRKKVVVIGRGVTVGRPIGLMLTRRSENATVTLCHTGTVDLKAETLNADIIIAAAGVGHMLTADMVKPGAAVLDVGVSRVDGKLLGDVHPDVWDVAGFVSPNPGGVGPLTRAFLVRNVVERAERLAGVN, encoded by the coding sequence ATGACTGCAACCAAACTTGACGGCAACCTGTATCGGGATGAAATTTTCACCGACCTAAAGCAGCGCGTCGCTGCATTGAAGGAAAATGGCATTACACCGGGTCTAGCAACCGTGCTGGTAGGCGATGACCCGGCAAGTCACTCGTACGTCAAGATGAAGCATCGCGATTGTGAGCAGATTGGGGTCACATCGATCCGCAAGGATCTGCCTGCTGATATCAGCCAGGAAGATTTGCATAAAGTGATCGACGAGTTAAATGCGGACCCGCAGTGTACTGGTTACATCGTACAGCTACCACTGCCTAAGCATCTGGATGAAAATGCAGTGCTCGAACGCATCGACCCTGAAAAAGACGCGGATGGTTTGCACCCGGTAAATCTTGGCAAACTGGTTTTGAACGAACCTGCGCCGCTGCCGTGTACCCCCAACGGGGCGATTCATCTGCTGCGGCGTTTTGGGGTGGAGACTCAGAGGAAGAAAGTTGTCGTGATTGGTCGGGGTGTGACTGTTGGTCGGCCCATTGGTTTGATGCTCACCCGCAGATCGGAAAACGCCACGGTAACCCTATGTCATACCGGAACTGTTGACCTTAAGGCCGAAACGCTGAACGCGGATATTATCATTGCGGCCGCTGGGGTAGGGCACATGCTTACCGCAGATATGGTGAAGCCGGGTGCGGCCGTTTTAGACGTGGGGGTTTCCAGGGTGGATGGGAAACTTTTAGGCGACGTGCACCCCGATGTATGGGATGTGGCTGGTTTCGTTTCGCC